The following proteins are co-located in the Thermus thermophilus HB8 genome:
- the tsaD gene encoding tRNA (adenosine(37)-N6)-threonylcarbamoyltransferase complex transferase subunit TsaD, which translates to MWVLGIDTSCDDTGVGLVRDGKVVVNLVASQVRLHEAFGGVVPELASREHLKALPLLVERALAEAGLRPKDLDLVAATRGPGLIGALLVGYTFAKGMAFALDRPFYAVHHLEGHIAAAWPEGLPPPFLALVASGGHTHLYEVLDLGRYRLLGATRDDAAGEAFDKVARLLGLGFPGGPEVERLAEEAEEAIPFPVPLRGQEGYDFSFSGLKTKALHLVEKGLPKAALAKGFQEAAIAHLAEVVLKAAKDTGHRVLLVAGGVAANRALQERFKEAGLEVHFPPRGLSQDNGAMIALAAWRRHQRGFPPSPLSLGATAYWPLEEA; encoded by the coding sequence GTGTGGGTCTTGGGGATTGACACCTCCTGCGACGACACCGGGGTGGGCCTCGTGCGGGACGGAAAGGTGGTGGTGAACCTGGTGGCGAGCCAGGTGCGCCTGCACGAGGCCTTTGGCGGCGTGGTGCCGGAGCTCGCAAGCCGCGAGCACTTAAAGGCCCTCCCCCTCCTCGTGGAGAGGGCCCTGGCCGAGGCGGGCCTTAGGCCTAAGGACTTAGACCTCGTGGCCGCCACCCGGGGCCCCGGGCTCATCGGGGCCCTCCTCGTGGGGTACACCTTCGCCAAGGGGATGGCCTTCGCCCTGGACCGGCCCTTCTACGCCGTCCACCACCTGGAGGGCCACATCGCGGCCGCCTGGCCTGAAGGGCTACCCCCCCCCTTCCTCGCCCTGGTGGCCTCGGGGGGGCACACCCACCTCTACGAGGTCTTAGACCTCGGCCGCTACCGCCTCCTCGGGGCCACCCGGGACGACGCCGCCGGGGAGGCCTTTGACAAGGTGGCGAGGCTTTTGGGCCTCGGCTTTCCCGGGGGGCCCGAGGTGGAGCGCCTGGCCGAGGAGGCGGAGGAAGCCATTCCCTTCCCCGTGCCCTTAAGGGGACAGGAGGGGTACGACTTCAGCTTCTCCGGGCTCAAGACCAAGGCCCTCCACCTGGTGGAGAAGGGCCTTCCCAAGGCCGCCCTCGCCAAGGGCTTTCAGGAGGCGGCCATCGCTCACCTCGCCGAGGTGGTCCTGAAGGCGGCGAAGGACACGGGCCACCGGGTCCTCCTCGTGGCCGGGGGGGTGGCGGCGAACCGGGCGCTCCAGGAGCGCTTCAAGGAGGCGGGCCTGGAGGTGCATTTTCCTCCCCGGGGCCTTTCCCAGGACAACGGGGCCATGATCGCCCTCGCCGCCTGGCGCCGCCACCAAAGGGGCTTCCCCCCAAGCCCCCTCTCCTTGGGGGCCACGGCCTACTGGCCCTTGGAGGAGGCCTGA
- the acs gene encoding acetate--CoA ligase, with protein sequence MALEKLLKVQERLWAPEDLRKKANLQDYAAEYRKSLEDPEGFWGAWARRFHWEKPFEKVLEWTLPEHRWFLGGTTNAVYNALERNVERGLRNKVALLYLAEDGREEKLTYGELLDRVRRLATGLRRLGVGKGDRVVIYMPLTLEGVLAMLATAYIGAIHSVVYAGLGVSALRERILDAQAKLLIAGDVSFRRGKGVDLRSIAEEAIRDLPLKVVWFQRAYKAELAEGHYDFHELLWGNPPEARAEMVDAEHPLFILYTSGSTGKPKGVVHVHGGYMVGTTYHLRTFFDVKDEDVFWATSDIGWIVGHSYIVYAPLLEGITSVLREGAPDHPDPGALWQAVERYRVNVMFTAPTAVRMFMKYGPEWPRKYDLSSLRLLAVAGEPLNPEALKWAYEHLVDGGRRGFVADNWWQTELGGPTLGTPLVLPAKPGFAGVALPGVEAEVVDEEGRPVPPGQGGLLVLKRPFPHMMRTVWGNHERYLRYWQEVPGGVYASGDVASKDEEGYFSVLGRADDVLNVAGHRIGTADVESALVSHPAVAEAAVIGVPDPLKGEAIKAFVVLRLGQTPSEELKEALVQHVRRELGPIATPSEVVFLDKLPKTRSGKILRRLLKAQALGKDPGDLSTLEE encoded by the coding sequence ATGGCGCTGGAAAAGCTCCTTAAGGTTCAGGAAAGGCTTTGGGCACCGGAGGACTTGCGGAAGAAGGCGAACCTCCAGGACTACGCGGCGGAGTACCGGAAAAGCCTCGAGGACCCTGAGGGCTTCTGGGGGGCTTGGGCGCGGCGCTTCCACTGGGAAAAGCCCTTTGAGAAGGTCCTTGAGTGGACCCTCCCGGAGCACCGCTGGTTCCTGGGCGGCACCACCAACGCCGTCTACAACGCCCTGGAGCGGAACGTGGAAAGGGGCCTAAGGAACAAGGTGGCCCTCCTCTACCTCGCCGAGGACGGCCGGGAGGAAAAGCTCACCTACGGGGAGCTTCTGGACCGGGTGCGCCGCCTGGCCACGGGGCTTAGGCGCCTCGGGGTGGGAAAGGGGGACCGGGTGGTGATCTACATGCCCCTCACCCTGGAAGGGGTCCTCGCCATGCTCGCCACCGCCTACATCGGCGCCATCCACAGCGTGGTCTACGCCGGGCTTGGGGTCTCGGCCCTGAGGGAGCGCATCCTGGACGCCCAGGCCAAGCTCCTCATCGCCGGGGACGTAAGCTTCCGGCGGGGAAAAGGGGTGGACCTCAGGAGCATCGCCGAGGAGGCCATCCGGGACCTTCCCCTAAAAGTGGTCTGGTTCCAGCGGGCGTACAAGGCGGAGCTTGCCGAAGGGCACTACGACTTCCACGAGCTCCTCTGGGGTAACCCCCCCGAGGCCCGGGCGGAGATGGTGGACGCCGAGCACCCCCTCTTCATCCTCTACACCTCGGGCTCCACGGGAAAGCCCAAGGGCGTGGTCCACGTCCACGGGGGGTACATGGTGGGCACCACCTACCACCTGCGCACCTTCTTTGACGTGAAGGACGAGGACGTCTTCTGGGCCACGAGCGACATCGGCTGGATCGTGGGCCACTCCTACATCGTCTACGCCCCTCTTCTTGAGGGGATCACCTCCGTCCTCCGGGAAGGGGCCCCCGACCACCCCGACCCCGGGGCCCTCTGGCAGGCGGTGGAGCGGTACCGGGTGAACGTGATGTTCACCGCCCCCACGGCGGTGCGCATGTTCATGAAGTACGGCCCCGAGTGGCCCAGGAAGTACGACCTCAGCTCCTTGCGCCTTCTGGCCGTGGCCGGAGAGCCCTTGAACCCCGAGGCCCTGAAGTGGGCCTACGAGCACCTGGTGGACGGGGGCAGGCGGGGCTTCGTGGCGGACAACTGGTGGCAGACGGAGCTCGGCGGCCCCACCCTGGGAACCCCCCTCGTCCTCCCCGCCAAGCCCGGCTTCGCCGGGGTGGCCCTCCCCGGGGTGGAGGCGGAGGTGGTGGACGAGGAGGGCAGGCCCGTCCCCCCGGGGCAGGGCGGCCTCCTCGTCCTCAAGCGGCCCTTCCCCCACATGATGCGCACCGTCTGGGGGAACCACGAGCGCTACCTCCGGTACTGGCAGGAGGTCCCGGGGGGCGTCTACGCCAGCGGGGACGTGGCGAGCAAGGACGAGGAGGGGTACTTCAGCGTCTTGGGCCGGGCGGACGACGTGCTGAACGTCGCGGGGCACCGCATCGGTACCGCCGACGTGGAAAGCGCCCTGGTCTCCCACCCCGCCGTGGCCGAGGCCGCGGTCATCGGCGTCCCCGACCCCCTGAAGGGGGAGGCCATCAAGGCCTTCGTGGTCCTTAGGCTTGGGCAAACCCCCTCGGAGGAGCTGAAGGAGGCCCTCGTCCAGCACGTGCGCCGGGAGCTCGGGCCCATCGCCACGCCGAGCGAGGTGGTCTTCCTGGACAAGCTCCCCAAGACCCGCTCGGGGAAGATCCTGAGGCGGCTCCTCAAGGCCCAGGCCCTGGGCAAGGACCCCGGGGACCTCTCCACCCTCGAGGAGTAG
- the secA gene encoding preprotein translocase subunit SecA, with amino-acid sequence MLGLLRRLFDNNEREIARYYKQVVEPVNRLEAEVEKLPDLAAAYRELKEKHEKGASLDELLPMAFALTRESAKRYLGMRHFDVQLIGGAVLHEGKIAEMKTGEGKTLVATLAVALNALTGKGVHVVTVNDYLARRDAEWMGPVYRGLGLSVGVIQHASTPAERRKAYLADVTYVTNSELGFDYLRDNMAISPDQLVLRHDHPLHYAIIDEVDSILIDEARTPLIISGPAEKATDLYYKMAEIAKKLERGLPAEPGVRKEPTGDYTVEEKNRSVHLTLQGIAKAEKLLGIEGLFSPENMELAHMLIQAIRAKELYHRDRDYIVQDGQVIIVDEFTGRLMPGRRYGEGLHQAIEAKEGVRIERENQTLATITYQNFFRLYEKRAGMTGTAKTEEKEFQEIYGMDVVVVPTNRPVIRKDFPDVVYRTEKGKFYAVVEEIAEKYERGQPVLVGTISIEKSERLSQMLKEPRLYLPRLEMRLELFKKASQKQQGPEWERLRKLLERPAQLKDEDLAPFEGLIPPKGNLRTAWEGLKRAVHTLAVLRQGIPHQVLNAKHHAREAEIVAQAGRSKTVTIATNMAGRGTDIKLGGNPEYLAAALLEKEGFDRYEWKVELFIKKMVAGKEEEARALAQELGIREELLERIREIREECKQDEERVRALGGLFIIGTERHESRRIDNQLRGRAGRQGDPGGSRFYVSFDDDLMRLFASDRVIAMLDRMGFDDSEPIEHPMVTRSIERAQKRVEDRNFAIRKQLLQFDDVLSRQREVIYAQRRLILLGKDEEVKEAAIGMVEETVASLAENFLNPEVHPEDWDLEGLKATLLDTAPQLQDFPFAELRALKAEEAVERLVEAALKAYEAREAELSPPLMRAVERFVILNVVDNAWKEHLHNLDVLRQGIFLRGYGQKDPFQEYKIEATRLFNEMVAFIKSEVAKFLFRLKVEAEPVRPVREAPYVPVPEAKPEPSEVFGVERKRATPPPQPGLSRAERRRLMRQEKKRKK; translated from the coding sequence ATGCTAGGTCTTTTGCGCAGGCTCTTTGACAACAACGAGCGGGAGATCGCCCGCTACTACAAGCAGGTGGTGGAGCCGGTGAACCGCCTCGAGGCCGAGGTGGAGAAGCTCCCCGACCTCGCCGCCGCCTACCGGGAGCTCAAGGAGAAGCACGAGAAGGGGGCTTCCCTGGACGAGCTTCTCCCCATGGCCTTCGCCCTCACCCGGGAGTCCGCCAAGCGCTACCTGGGCATGCGCCACTTTGACGTCCAGCTCATCGGCGGGGCCGTCCTCCACGAGGGCAAGATCGCCGAGATGAAGACGGGCGAGGGTAAGACCCTGGTGGCCACCCTGGCCGTGGCCTTGAACGCCCTCACGGGCAAGGGCGTCCACGTGGTCACGGTGAACGACTACCTGGCCCGCCGCGACGCCGAGTGGATGGGGCCCGTCTACCGGGGCCTGGGCCTCTCCGTGGGGGTGATCCAGCACGCCTCCACCCCGGCGGAGCGCCGCAAGGCCTACCTCGCCGACGTCACCTACGTGACCAACTCCGAGCTCGGCTTTGACTACCTGCGGGACAACATGGCCATAAGCCCCGACCAGCTCGTCCTCCGCCACGACCACCCCCTCCACTACGCCATCATTGACGAGGTGGACTCCATCCTCATTGACGAGGCCCGCACCCCCCTCATCATCTCTGGCCCCGCGGAGAAGGCCACCGACCTCTACTACAAGATGGCGGAGATCGCCAAGAAGCTGGAAAGGGGCCTGCCCGCCGAGCCCGGGGTGCGCAAGGAGCCCACGGGGGACTACACCGTTGAGGAGAAGAACCGCTCCGTCCACCTCACCCTCCAGGGCATCGCCAAGGCGGAGAAGCTCCTCGGCATTGAGGGCCTCTTCAGTCCGGAGAACATGGAGCTCGCCCACATGCTCATCCAGGCCATCCGGGCGAAGGAGCTCTACCACCGGGACCGGGACTACATCGTCCAGGACGGCCAGGTCATCATCGTGGACGAGTTCACGGGCCGCCTCATGCCGGGCCGCCGCTACGGGGAGGGCCTCCACCAGGCCATTGAGGCCAAGGAGGGGGTCCGGATTGAGCGGGAGAACCAGACCCTGGCCACCATCACCTACCAGAACTTCTTCCGCCTCTACGAGAAGCGGGCGGGGATGACGGGCACCGCCAAGACCGAGGAGAAGGAGTTCCAGGAGATCTACGGGATGGACGTGGTGGTGGTGCCCACCAACCGCCCGGTGATCCGCAAGGACTTCCCCGACGTGGTCTACCGCACGGAGAAGGGGAAGTTCTACGCCGTGGTGGAGGAGATCGCCGAGAAGTACGAGCGGGGCCAGCCCGTCCTCGTGGGCACCATCAGCATTGAGAAGTCGGAAAGGCTCTCCCAGATGCTCAAGGAGCCCAGGCTCTACCTCCCCAGGCTGGAGATGCGCCTGGAGCTCTTCAAGAAGGCGAGCCAGAAGCAGCAGGGCCCGGAGTGGGAGAGGCTCAGGAAGCTTTTGGAAAGGCCCGCCCAGCTCAAGGACGAGGACCTTGCCCCCTTTGAGGGGCTCATCCCGCCGAAGGGGAACCTGAGGACGGCCTGGGAGGGCCTGAAGCGGGCGGTGCACACCCTCGCCGTCCTCCGCCAGGGGATCCCCCACCAGGTCCTAAACGCCAAGCACCACGCCAGGGAAGCGGAGATCGTGGCCCAGGCGGGGCGGAGCAAGACGGTCACCATCGCCACCAACATGGCGGGGCGGGGCACGGACATCAAGCTCGGGGGCAACCCCGAGTACCTGGCCGCCGCCCTCCTGGAGAAGGAAGGCTTTGACCGGTACGAGTGGAAGGTGGAGCTCTTCATCAAGAAGATGGTGGCGGGGAAGGAGGAGGAGGCCAGGGCCCTCGCCCAGGAGCTCGGGATCCGGGAGGAGCTTCTGGAAAGGATCCGCGAGATCCGGGAGGAGTGCAAGCAGGACGAGGAGCGGGTCCGGGCCCTGGGAGGGCTTTTCATCATCGGCACCGAGCGGCACGAGTCCCGCCGCATAGACAACCAGCTCCGCGGCCGCGCCGGGCGCCAGGGGGACCCCGGGGGAAGCCGCTTCTACGTCTCCTTTGACGACGACCTCATGCGCCTCTTCGCCTCCGACCGGGTCATCGCCATGCTGGACCGGATGGGCTTTGACGACTCCGAGCCCATTGAGCACCCCATGGTGACCCGGTCCATTGAGCGGGCCCAGAAGCGGGTGGAGGACCGGAACTTCGCCATCCGCAAGCAGCTTCTCCAGTTTGACGACGTCTTAAGCCGCCAGCGGGAGGTCATCTACGCCCAGCGCCGCCTGATTCTCCTCGGCAAGGACGAGGAGGTGAAGGAGGCCGCCATCGGCATGGTGGAGGAGACGGTGGCTTCTTTGGCGGAGAACTTCCTGAACCCCGAGGTCCACCCCGAGGACTGGGACCTCGAGGGCCTCAAGGCCACCCTCCTGGACACCGCGCCCCAGCTTCAGGACTTCCCCTTTGCGGAGCTTAGGGCCTTGAAGGCCGAGGAGGCGGTGGAGAGGCTCGTGGAGGCCGCCCTCAAGGCCTACGAGGCCCGCGAGGCCGAGCTTTCCCCGCCCCTGATGCGGGCCGTGGAGCGCTTCGTCATCCTCAACGTGGTGGACAACGCCTGGAAGGAGCACCTGCACAACCTGGACGTCCTCAGGCAGGGGATCTTCCTGCGGGGCTACGGCCAGAAGGACCCCTTCCAGGAGTACAAGATTGAGGCCACCCGCCTCTTCAACGAGATGGTGGCCTTCATCAAGAGCGAGGTGGCCAAGTTCCTCTTCCGCCTCAAGGTGGAGGCGGAGCCCGTGCGGCCCGTGCGGGAGGCTCCCTACGTGCCCGTGCCCGAGGCCAAGCCGGAGCCTTCCGAGGTCTTCGGGGTGGAAAGGAAGCGCGCCACCCCTCCGCCCCAGCCGGGCCTCTCCCGGGCGGAGCGCCGGCGGCTCATGCGCCAGGAGAAGAAGCGGAAGAAGTGA
- a CDS encoding AMP-binding protein, translated as MARKRGLSTVQQALRLLAYLADHPEGVGAKEVARLLGKSLSSAYALLHSLMEEGFVVKEEGGFRLARQKPVPLEPTPLEEALEELYLRTRERCYLALLTPQGVRLKTRGRQGQLHPLGETLPPEWHALALGKVLLAFGDFPLPPLTPKTPYTLTDPLALEEELKRVRASGLAVEMEEYALGVSGVAVPLLSPEGRLLGALGVKVPSRRFPFAFGRLARALAEVARVSAQVLPEEEAPTPPPALPEPVRVERIDPPEALRRAANLPDPRAAHRASLEDPEAFWEGFARGFAWERPWKAVFRREDRTWFAGGLTNVALNALDRHLPEKAQQVALLTLDGEGRLGKWTYKEVRELSSRLAGLFRTLGVGRGDRVALYLPTGLEAALAALACARIGAVHAALPLGLGPEALRRRLEDLRPRLLVAADAYFYRGQPVRVREVVEAAIQGLDLKVLWHVRGSPEFLERLYEARPAEPEPVPAAHPLFLLPTSGSTGKPKGVVHGHGGYMVGVAWALRHVFDLKPGEVFHTTADLFWIVGHSFGLYAPLLLGGTSLLVEDRPDHPSPGAFYERLAHLGVDVLLTSPAVLRTLRRHGEARPTGLRLAASVGEVLSPEIWRWTREHLAWPVDNWWQTELGAPALPRPPLPAKPGHVGLPLPGVEARVVDEEGRPLPPGSKGHLVLGATGPAHMVDLQGGRSPWRGGLYWTGDLAEMDEEGYFRILGRTEEVIKVGEARIGPAEVEAVLLTHPQVAEAAAVGVPGETGEEIAVFVVPQAREFPEELKPLLAEKLKAHILRHLGPVPPPRVFFRERLPRTRSGKILRRLLKAELLGLDPGDTSGLEEDYGAGKAP; from the coding sequence ATGGCGCGCAAGCGAGGGCTTTCCACCGTGCAGCAGGCCCTGCGCCTTCTGGCCTACCTGGCCGACCACCCGGAAGGGGTGGGGGCGAAGGAGGTGGCCCGCCTCCTGGGGAAGAGCCTCTCCTCCGCCTACGCCCTCCTCCACAGCCTGATGGAGGAGGGCTTCGTGGTGAAGGAGGAGGGGGGCTTCCGGCTCGCGCGGCAAAAGCCCGTCCCCTTGGAGCCCACGCCCTTGGAGGAGGCCTTGGAGGAGCTCTACCTGCGCACCCGGGAGCGGTGCTACCTCGCCCTCCTCACCCCCCAGGGGGTGCGGCTCAAGACCCGGGGGCGGCAGGGCCAGCTCCACCCCCTGGGGGAGACCCTGCCCCCGGAGTGGCACGCCCTGGCCCTGGGAAAGGTGCTCCTCGCCTTCGGGGACTTCCCCCTGCCCCCCCTCACTCCCAAGACCCCCTACACCCTCACCGACCCCCTGGCCCTGGAGGAGGAGCTGAAGCGCGTCCGGGCCTCGGGGCTTGCGGTGGAGATGGAGGAGTACGCCCTCGGGGTCTCCGGGGTGGCCGTCCCCCTCTTAAGCCCGGAGGGGCGCCTCCTCGGGGCCCTGGGGGTCAAGGTGCCCTCGCGCCGCTTCCCCTTCGCCTTTGGCCGCCTGGCCCGGGCCCTGGCCGAGGTGGCCCGGGTCTCCGCCCAGGTCCTGCCCGAGGAAGAGGCCCCCACCCCCCCGCCCGCCCTCCCCGAGCCGGTAAGGGTGGAGCGGATAGACCCCCCCGAGGCCCTCCGCCGCGCCGCCAACCTGCCCGACCCCCGGGCCGCCCACCGGGCGAGCCTCGAGGACCCCGAGGCCTTCTGGGAAGGCTTCGCCCGGGGTTTCGCCTGGGAAAGGCCCTGGAAGGCGGTCTTCCGCCGGGAGGACCGGACCTGGTTCGCGGGCGGCCTCACCAACGTGGCCCTAAACGCCCTGGACCGGCACCTCCCGGAAAAGGCCCAGCAGGTCGCCCTCCTCACCCTGGACGGAGAAGGGCGGCTCGGCAAGTGGACCTACAAGGAGGTCCGGGAGCTCTCAAGCAGGCTCGCCGGGCTCTTCCGGACCCTCGGGGTGGGGCGGGGGGACAGGGTGGCCCTCTACCTGCCCACGGGCCTCGAGGCCGCCCTCGCCGCCTTGGCCTGCGCCCGGATCGGGGCGGTGCACGCGGCCCTGCCCCTGGGCCTGGGCCCGGAGGCCCTGAGGCGGCGCCTCGAGGACCTGAGGCCCCGGCTCCTCGTGGCGGCGGACGCCTACTTCTACCGGGGCCAGCCCGTGCGGGTGCGGGAGGTGGTGGAGGCCGCAATCCAGGGCCTGGACCTCAAGGTCCTCTGGCACGTCCGGGGAAGCCCCGAGTTTCTGGAGCGGCTTTACGAGGCCCGGCCCGCCGAGCCCGAGCCCGTGCCCGCGGCCCACCCCCTCTTCCTCCTTCCCACCTCGGGCTCCACGGGGAAGCCCAAGGGCGTGGTCCACGGCCACGGGGGGTACATGGTGGGGGTCGCCTGGGCCCTCCGACACGTCTTTGACCTGAAGCCGGGAGAGGTGTTCCACACCACCGCCGACCTCTTCTGGATCGTGGGCCACTCCTTCGGCCTCTACGCCCCCTTGCTCCTCGGCGGCACCTCCCTCCTCGTGGAGGACCGGCCCGACCACCCGAGCCCCGGGGCCTTCTACGAGCGCCTGGCCCACCTCGGGGTGGACGTCCTCCTCACCTCCCCCGCGGTGCTCCGGACCCTGAGGCGCCACGGGGAGGCCCGGCCCACGGGCCTCCGCCTGGCGGCGAGCGTGGGCGAGGTGCTGAGCCCCGAGATCTGGCGCTGGACCCGGGAGCACCTGGCCTGGCCCGTGGACAACTGGTGGCAGACGGAGCTCGGGGCCCCCGCCCTGCCACGCCCCCCCCTCCCGGCCAAGCCCGGCCACGTGGGCCTCCCCCTCCCCGGGGTGGAGGCCCGGGTGGTGGACGAGGAGGGGCGGCCCCTCCCTCCCGGGAGCAAGGGGCACCTGGTCCTCGGCGCCACGGGGCCCGCCCACATGGTGGACCTCCAGGGGGGGCGCTCCCCCTGGCGGGGAGGCCTCTACTGGACGGGGGACCTCGCGGAGATGGACGAGGAAGGGTACTTCCGCATCCTGGGCCGCACCGAGGAGGTCATCAAGGTGGGCGAGGCCCGGATCGGCCCCGCGGAGGTGGAGGCCGTCCTCCTCACCCACCCCCAGGTGGCGGAGGCGGCCGCGGTGGGGGTGCCGGGGGAGACGGGGGAGGAGATCGCCGTCTTCGTGGTGCCGCAGGCCCGGGAGTTCCCCGAGGAGCTCAAGCCCCTCCTGGCGGAAAAGCTCAAGGCCCACATCCTGCGGCACCTGGGCCCCGTCCCGCCGCCCAGGGTCTTCTTCCGGGAACGCCTTCCCCGGACCCGCTCGGGGAAGATCCTGAGGCGGCTCCTCAAGGCGGAGCTTCTCGGCCTAGACCCGGGGGACACCTCGGGACTGGAGGAGGACTATGGCGCTGGAAAAGCTCCTTAA